From Streptomyces durmitorensis, a single genomic window includes:
- a CDS encoding CBS domain-containing protein has protein sequence MTPVQTQPRPADPATVPLTGAESAGGTDASGPQVRDDMTVELALSVMSGSGAGHLFLCDEDDQCTGLITRARLIAVREGPAYTDQVRLRDVLALTR, from the coding sequence TTGACACCGGTTCAGACGCAGCCCCGCCCGGCGGATCCCGCCACCGTCCCCCTGACCGGCGCCGAGAGCGCCGGCGGTACGGACGCGAGCGGACCTCAGGTCCGTGACGACATGACCGTGGAGCTGGCTCTGTCGGTCATGTCCGGCTCGGGCGCGGGCCATCTGTTCCTGTGCGACGAGGACGACCAGTGCACGGGCCTGATCACTCGGGCCCGGCTCATCGCCGTCCGCGAAGGCCCCGCCTACACGGACCAGGTCCGCCTACGGGACGTCCTCGCTCTCACGCGTTGA
- a CDS encoding DEAD/DEAH box helicase: MNRTRTNDRSSRARSGGYGSGSGSSYGSGSGGGRSGGRFGAPSGGGRSGGSNRSGGYGRRPSAPQGEFALPVTVTPALPAVEAFADLVMPAPLLAALGREGMSVPFPIQGATLPNSLAGRDVLGRGRTGSGKTLAFGLALLARTDGQRAEPRQPLALVLVPTRELAQQVTDALTPYARALKLKLATVVGGMSIGKQAGALRAGAEVVVATPGRLKDLIDRGDCRLNQVGITVLDEADQMADMGFMPQVTALLDQVRPEGQRMLFSATLDRNVDLLVRRYLNDPVVHSVDPSQGAVTTMEHHVLHVHGADKHQTTTEIAARDGRVIMFLDTKHAVDKLTEHLLNSGVRAAALHGGKSQPQRTRTLTHFKTGHVTVLVATNVAARGIHVDNLDLVVNVDPPTDHKDYLHRGGRTARAGESGSVVTLVTPGQRRDMSRLMAAAGITPQTAQVRSGDEELSRITGAQAPSGVPVTITMPASERPRRGSSSSSRGRRSRSAQDRRTDRAPRRAAQGPSAAAA, translated from the coding sequence ATGAACCGCACACGCACGAACGACCGCTCTTCCCGCGCACGCTCCGGCGGCTACGGCTCGGGCTCCGGCTCCAGCTACGGCTCCGGCTCGGGCGGCGGCAGGAGCGGAGGCCGCTTCGGCGCCCCGTCCGGCGGCGGCCGCTCCGGCGGCTCGAACCGTTCGGGTGGCTACGGCCGCCGACCGTCCGCACCCCAGGGCGAGTTCGCCCTGCCGGTCACGGTCACCCCGGCGCTCCCGGCCGTCGAGGCGTTCGCCGATCTCGTGATGCCGGCGCCGCTGCTCGCCGCGCTCGGCCGCGAGGGCATGAGCGTGCCGTTCCCGATCCAGGGGGCGACGCTGCCCAACTCCCTCGCGGGCCGCGACGTACTCGGCCGTGGCCGCACCGGCTCGGGCAAGACCCTCGCCTTCGGCCTCGCACTGCTCGCCCGTACGGACGGTCAGCGCGCCGAGCCGCGCCAGCCGCTGGCCCTGGTCCTGGTCCCCACCCGCGAACTGGCCCAGCAGGTGACCGACGCGCTCACGCCGTACGCCCGCGCCCTGAAGCTGAAGCTCGCCACGGTGGTCGGCGGCATGTCCATCGGCAAGCAGGCCGGTGCGCTGCGCGCGGGAGCGGAAGTCGTCGTCGCCACGCCCGGCCGGCTCAAGGACCTCATCGACCGCGGCGACTGCCGGCTGAACCAGGTCGGCATCACCGTCCTGGACGAGGCCGACCAGATGGCCGACATGGGCTTCATGCCCCAGGTCACCGCGCTGCTCGACCAGGTGCGCCCCGAGGGCCAGCGGATGCTGTTCTCGGCCACCCTGGACCGCAACGTCGACCTGCTGGTCCGCCGCTACCTCAACGACCCGGTCGTCCACTCCGTCGACCCCTCGCAGGGCGCGGTCACCACGATGGAGCACCACGTGCTGCACGTGCACGGCGCGGACAAGCACCAGACGACCACCGAGATCGCGGCCCGCGACGGCCGCGTGATCATGTTCCTGGACACCAAGCACGCCGTCGACAAGCTGACCGAGCACCTGCTGAACAGCGGTGTCCGCGCGGCGGCGCTGCACGGCGGAAAGTCGCAGCCGCAGCGCACGCGGACCCTGACCCACTTCAAGACCGGTCATGTGACGGTGCTCGTGGCGACCAACGTCGCCGCGCGCGGGATCCACGTCGACAACCTCGACCTGGTCGTGAACGTCGACCCGCCCACCGACCACAAGGACTACCTCCACCGCGGCGGCCGTACGGCCCGCGCCGGTGAGTCCGGCAGTGTCGTCACCCTGGTGACGCCGGGTCAGCGCCGCGACATGAGCCGCCTGATGGCCGCCGCGGGCATCACCCCGCAGACCGCCCAGGTGCGCTCCGGCGACGAGGAGCTGAGCCGCATCACCGGCGCCCAGGCCCCTTCGGGCGTCCCGGTCACCATCACCATGCCGGCCTCCGAGCGCCCCCGGCGCGGCAGTTCGTCCTCGTCCCGTGGCCGCCGCAGCCGCAGCGCCCAGGACCGGCGCACCGACCGCGCCCCGCGCCGCGCCGCCCAGGGCCCGTCCGCCGCGGCGGCCTAG
- a CDS encoding cold-shock protein — protein MAIGTVKWFNAEKGFGFIEQDGGGPDVFAHYSNIAAQGFRELQEGQKVNFDIAQGQKGPTAENIVPA, from the coding sequence ATGGCTATTGGCACCGTGAAGTGGTTCAACGCTGAAAAGGGCTTCGGCTTCATCGAGCAGGACGGCGGCGGCCCCGACGTCTTCGCCCACTACTCGAACATCGCCGCCCAGGGCTTCCGTGAGCTCCAGGAAGGCCAGAAGGTGAACTTCGACATCGCCCAGGGCCAGAAGGGCCCGACGGCCGAGAACATCGTTCCCGCCTGA
- a CDS encoding PRC-barrel domain-containing protein: MMLLSQVLGHPVISAEDARPAGEVAGIGIDPRTRRITELYLRDTKTGDSVPWTAVRGVGPDAVIIDTGAAAEDSRSSSHSRAHKRLLGKRVLTEYGEDIGTLTEVTFDPDTGTVGDLYVGREQTPGNRLIGLGPYALVLGAGPAL; this comes from the coding sequence ATGATGCTGCTCAGTCAGGTACTGGGTCACCCGGTGATCAGCGCCGAGGACGCGCGCCCGGCCGGGGAGGTGGCCGGAATCGGCATCGATCCGCGGACCCGCCGGATCACGGAGCTGTATCTGCGGGACACCAAGACCGGCGACAGCGTGCCGTGGACCGCGGTGCGCGGGGTGGGCCCGGACGCGGTGATCATCGACACCGGCGCCGCGGCCGAGGACTCCCGGAGCAGCTCGCACTCCCGGGCGCACAAGAGGCTGCTGGGCAAGCGGGTCCTCACCGAGTACGGCGAGGACATCGGCACGCTCACCGAAGTCACCTTCGACCCGGACACCGGCACCGTCGGCGACCTCTACGTCGGACGCGAACAGACTCCCGGCAACCGCCTGATCGGCCTCGGCCCCTACGCGCTGGTCCTCGGCGCCGGGCCCGCGCTGTGA
- a CDS encoding PRC-barrel domain-containing protein, with protein MTTLMLAAGLTKRPVVTLGGEAVAQVKDTVFDAAGGQITGFTLAGRGLFSGPLKQSLPWSGVHALGPDAVMIPAVEVLQARDAVVDRGEADTGQVRGARVLSDAGLELGTVLDAVVEGGTSGRVVGFEVATTEAMGRHERRVFLPAHGQLAMTGDTLVIPALLAEQAVDDLGALTAAWERIRATGEAGLRKGDDR; from the coding sequence ATGACCACGCTGATGCTCGCCGCCGGGCTGACCAAGCGGCCCGTGGTCACGCTCGGCGGGGAGGCGGTGGCCCAGGTCAAGGACACCGTCTTCGACGCGGCGGGCGGACAGATCACCGGTTTCACGCTGGCGGGCCGCGGGCTGTTCTCCGGTCCGCTCAAGCAGAGCCTGCCCTGGTCCGGCGTGCACGCGCTGGGGCCTGACGCGGTGATGATCCCCGCCGTCGAGGTCCTGCAGGCCAGGGACGCGGTGGTCGACAGGGGCGAGGCCGACACCGGGCAGGTGCGCGGCGCCCGGGTGCTGAGCGATGCCGGTCTCGAGTTGGGCACCGTGCTCGACGCGGTGGTCGAGGGCGGCACCAGCGGCCGGGTGGTCGGCTTCGAGGTCGCCACCACCGAGGCGATGGGCCGCCATGAACGCCGGGTCTTCCTGCCGGCGCACGGCCAACTGGCCATGACCGGCGACACCTTGGTGATCCCTGCCCTGCTCGCCGAGCAGGCGGTGGACGACCTCGGCGCGCTGACCGCCGCCTGGGAGCGGATCCGCGCCACCGGTGAGGCGGGGTTGCGGAAGGGGGACGACCGATGA
- a CDS encoding RNA polymerase sigma factor SigF, giving the protein MVAPTPSSPAPTVAFAERHTAGPDVAAAEPTATEHPLPLGGGQRTADLRALSKTLFTRLDALEEGTPEHSYVRNSLVELNLNLVRYAAHRMRPRDESYEDVVQVGTIGLIKAINRFDLQRGVEFPTFALPTIMGEIKRFFRDTTWAVRVPRRLQELRLDLVKATTDLEQTNGHAPTTAELAEHLDLDEAEISEGLTAANGYTTASLDFPADGVDSDDTLADHVGYRDPELDKVEDLHTLKPLIAALPERERRILAMRFAADMTQSEIGAELGISQMHVSRILTRILGRLRAKLLDKR; this is encoded by the coding sequence ATGGTGGCCCCGACGCCCAGCAGCCCAGCACCCACGGTGGCGTTCGCCGAGCGACATACCGCCGGCCCCGACGTCGCCGCAGCCGAGCCGACGGCCACCGAGCACCCCCTGCCCCTGGGCGGCGGGCAGCGCACGGCCGATCTGCGGGCCCTGTCCAAGACGCTCTTCACCCGCCTGGACGCGCTGGAGGAAGGCACTCCCGAGCACTCCTACGTACGCAACTCGCTGGTGGAGCTGAACCTCAACCTCGTGCGGTACGCCGCGCACCGGATGCGCCCGCGCGACGAGTCGTACGAAGACGTCGTCCAGGTCGGCACGATCGGTCTGATCAAGGCGATCAACCGCTTCGACCTGCAGCGGGGCGTGGAGTTCCCGACCTTCGCGCTGCCGACCATCATGGGCGAGATCAAGCGCTTCTTCCGCGACACCACCTGGGCCGTGCGCGTTCCCCGCAGGCTCCAGGAACTCCGCCTCGACCTGGTCAAGGCCACCACCGATCTCGAGCAGACCAACGGGCACGCCCCGACCACGGCCGAACTCGCCGAGCACCTCGACCTGGACGAGGCCGAGATCAGCGAGGGCCTCACCGCGGCCAACGGCTACACCACGGCCTCCCTGGACTTTCCGGCCGACGGGGTCGACTCCGACGACACGCTGGCCGACCACGTGGGCTACCGCGATCCCGAGCTGGACAAGGTCGAGGACCTGCACACCCTGAAGCCGCTCATCGCCGCCCTCCCGGAACGCGAGCGCAGGATCCTCGCGATGCGTTTCGCCGCCGACATGACGCAGAGCGAGATCGGCGCGGAGCTCGGCATCTCCCAGATGCACGTCTCGCGCATCCTCACCAGGATCCTCGGGCGGCTGCGGGCCAAGCTCCTCGACAAGAGGTAG
- a CDS encoding STAS domain-containing protein has product MSTETHRLTITELASCSDSAVLRVSGELDQSCEEYFLRTLGASVEAGHLHLVLDVTALMFCDSRGLNCLLAVRWLLARREGRLLLAGAGRRLSEMLTLTGSTELLPAHRTVGQALLTLPEDQRPQWPPREP; this is encoded by the coding sequence ATGTCCACTGAGACCCATCGCCTGACCATCACCGAGCTCGCGAGTTGCTCCGACTCCGCGGTGCTGCGGGTCAGCGGCGAGCTCGACCAGTCCTGCGAGGAGTACTTTCTGCGTACCCTCGGCGCTTCCGTCGAGGCCGGCCACCTGCACCTGGTCCTCGACGTGACGGCGCTGATGTTCTGCGACTCGCGCGGGCTCAACTGCCTGCTCGCCGTGCGCTGGCTGCTCGCCCGCCGCGAGGGAAGACTGCTGCTCGCGGGTGCGGGCCGGCGTCTTTCGGAAATGCTGACGCTGACCGGCAGCACGGAACTGCTCCCCGCCCACCGCACGGTCGGCCAGGCCCTGCTGACCCTGCCCGAAGACCAGCGTCCCCAGTGGCCGCCGAGGGAGCCGTAG
- a CDS encoding ABC transporter permease gives MSGFGSGALGRVVRSGVGRRRVQTLVIAVATMMAVASAVVAGSLMVAANAPFDHAFAQQHGAHLTAQFDPARTSTARIEATGRLDGVTASGGPYPLTTIHPVAPDGGHLPATTLAGRSEPTGAVDDLDLKSGRWATKPGEIVLDESFAGPAFEPGSTLKTSDTADGRTLKVVGLAVSVSKTAGAWATPAQVRALASKDSPVTSQMLYRLDSADTNAQITQGRKEIAAAVQSGALLGTQSYLDTKRAADQGAAPTIPFLIAFGVLGIAMSVIIVGSVVSGAVGTSLRRIGILKAIGFTPREVVRAYVAQALIPAGVGIALGVVLGNLLAVPLLDDTEEVYGTASLSVAWWVDVVVPAAALLVVGVAALVPALRAGRLRTVEAIAVGRAPRTGRGQWAHRAAGRLPLPRAVTYGLASPFAHPVRTLAMLLAVAFGTVAATFAVGLTASLNAVGTASDPEERAAVTVFSGGGPPQGPAKPRSSEAGSAPPAADPAKVRAAVEAQAGTASYYGLTETEATVGGISGPVRASLYQGDMGSGGYEMIAGHWISGAGQLVVSTRFLERTGTEIGDTVRVALRKESRTLRIVGEAFDTSDDGLHLHAGLADFPAVEPQTFLVEVETGVSPAAYAEKLSATLEPLGGDAVANSPSEQEGTILLLNTMAVLLTLMLVSVAGLGVLNSVVLDTRERVHDLGVCKAIGMSPRQTVSLVLASVAGIGVVGGLVGVPAGFALHGFVLPVMGRAAGTALPPSVLDVYATSHLVLLGLAGVVIALLGALLPATLAARARTATALRTE, from the coding sequence GTGAGCGGCTTCGGCAGCGGCGCGCTCGGCCGCGTCGTACGCTCCGGGGTGGGGCGGCGCCGGGTGCAGACCCTGGTGATCGCCGTGGCCACGATGATGGCCGTGGCCTCGGCCGTGGTCGCCGGGTCCCTCATGGTCGCCGCGAACGCCCCCTTCGACCACGCCTTCGCGCAGCAGCACGGCGCGCACCTCACCGCCCAGTTCGATCCGGCGAGGACGAGCACGGCACGGATCGAGGCCACCGGGCGCCTTGACGGCGTCACCGCGAGCGGTGGCCCTTACCCGCTCACGACGATCCACCCGGTGGCCCCGGACGGCGGTCACCTGCCGGCCACGACACTGGCGGGGCGCTCCGAACCGACGGGCGCCGTGGACGACCTGGACCTCAAGTCCGGCCGCTGGGCGACGAAACCGGGCGAGATAGTCCTTGACGAGTCCTTCGCCGGACCCGCCTTCGAGCCCGGCTCCACCCTGAAGACGTCGGACACCGCCGACGGCAGGACCCTCAAGGTCGTCGGCCTCGCGGTCTCGGTCAGCAAGACCGCGGGCGCCTGGGCGACGCCCGCACAGGTCAGGGCGCTGGCGTCCAAGGACAGTCCTGTCACGAGCCAGATGCTCTACCGCCTCGACTCGGCGGACACGAACGCACAGATCACCCAAGGACGGAAGGAGATCGCCGCCGCGGTGCAGTCCGGGGCGCTGCTCGGCACCCAGTCCTATCTGGACACCAAGCGCGCCGCCGATCAGGGCGCGGCGCCGACCATTCCGTTCCTGATCGCGTTCGGTGTGCTCGGCATCGCGATGTCCGTGATCATCGTCGGCAGTGTGGTCAGCGGCGCGGTCGGCACGAGCCTGCGCAGGATCGGCATCCTCAAGGCCATCGGCTTCACACCGCGCGAGGTCGTGCGCGCCTATGTGGCCCAGGCCCTGATCCCGGCGGGCGTCGGCATCGCCCTTGGGGTCGTGCTCGGAAACCTGCTGGCCGTCCCGCTCCTGGACGACACCGAGGAGGTGTACGGCACGGCGTCGCTCTCGGTGGCCTGGTGGGTGGACGTCGTGGTGCCGGCCGCGGCGCTGCTCGTCGTCGGCGTCGCGGCGCTCGTGCCCGCGCTGCGGGCCGGGCGGCTGCGCACGGTGGAGGCCATCGCGGTGGGCCGGGCGCCGCGCACGGGGCGCGGCCAGTGGGCACACCGGGCGGCGGGGCGGCTGCCGCTGCCGCGGGCGGTGACCTACGGTCTCGCCAGCCCCTTCGCGCACCCGGTCCGTACGCTCGCGATGCTGCTCGCGGTGGCCTTCGGCACGGTCGCGGCGACCTTCGCGGTGGGTCTCACGGCGTCGCTCAACGCGGTCGGTACCGCGTCGGACCCCGAGGAGCGCGCCGCCGTCACCGTGTTCAGCGGGGGCGGGCCGCCCCAGGGCCCCGCCAAACCCCGCTCCTCGGAGGCCGGATCGGCTCCCCCGGCCGCCGACCCGGCGAAGGTGCGCGCCGCCGTCGAGGCGCAGGCGGGCACCGCCTCGTACTACGGCCTGACGGAGACCGAGGCCACCGTGGGCGGGATCTCGGGACCGGTCCGGGCCAGCCTCTACCAGGGTGACATGGGATCGGGCGGGTACGAGATGATCGCCGGCCACTGGATCAGCGGTGCGGGGCAGCTCGTGGTGTCCACGCGTTTCCTGGAGAGGACCGGGACCGAGATCGGTGACACCGTGCGGGTGGCCCTCCGGAAGGAGAGCCGGACCCTGCGGATCGTCGGCGAGGCCTTCGACACCTCGGACGACGGTCTGCACCTCCACGCGGGCCTCGCGGACTTCCCCGCGGTCGAGCCCCAGACGTTCCTCGTCGAGGTGGAGACGGGCGTCTCCCCCGCCGCGTACGCCGAGAAGCTCTCCGCGACGCTCGAACCGCTGGGCGGCGACGCCGTGGCCAATTCCCCGTCGGAGCAGGAGGGCACGATCCTCCTCCTGAACACGATGGCGGTGCTGCTCACCTTGATGCTGGTGTCCGTGGCGGGCCTCGGCGTGCTCAACTCCGTCGTCCTCGACACCCGGGAGCGCGTCCACGACCTCGGCGTCTGCAAGGCGATCGGCATGTCACCTCGGCAGACCGTGAGTCTCGTACTGGCCTCGGTGGCGGGGATCGGCGTGGTCGGCGGTCTTGTGGGCGTGCCCGCCGGGTTCGCGCTGCACGGCTTCGTGCTGCCGGTGATGGGGCGCGCCGCGGGCACCGCTCTGCCTCCGTCGGTCCTCGACGTGTACGCGACGTCGCACCTGGTCCTGCTGGGTCTCGCCGGGGTGGTCATCGCGCTCCTGGGCGCGCTGCTCCCCGCGACCTTGGCGGCCAGGGCCCGCACGGCCACGGCTCTGCGCACGGAGTGA